Genomic DNA from Chanos chanos chromosome 6, fChaCha1.1, whole genome shotgun sequence:
atttgaatgagaaattatttttttaatctattgaaaaaataaatcaaattctCCATTGAACCATTTTTGTCCTCGAAATGTTTTTGCCTCACAGTTCAAATGAAGAATTTCATATGCTGAAATGACAGTATTACCCATTTCCTGTTACAGTATTTTCTAAAAACTTCAACAGCTTGGATATAGAGGATTTATGAGAGCCCCATAATAGCAGACAGGACAAAGCATGGCAAAattatgtgaaaaagagaaactatTTATGCAAATCAGTAAATCCTGCCAAATCAAAGCTGTCAATCAGGTGATAAACATGAACGGTTCACAttgttgagaaaaaaatgatccCAACTGAAAATGGCTCACAGTTTGACAACAGACAATAAACAGGGTCAGGTGAGGTAGGGCATGAGCCCCTACTATTTATTCAGTCCAGAAAACTAAGgcctttttattttgctctcaAAAGGAATCCATAAAAGTGCCGAtctgcaaacacatacaagtacaaataaaatgttGAGAAGTCTATGCTTTAAGACTCACATATTACAAAACAAGGAAGTCCAAAactcaaatatatttttattttacaggcaTCCAAGGATAGAGAAACCTCTTTAAAATTACAACTTATAAATAAGGTAGTGCCTAACAACTCAACAGCAGTATGTACTTAACAAGAACAAATAAAGGCTTATGCCTTGGAATTTATGTTATGAGGCAGCCAATTCATGTTCTATTCATACAGATTCTGTGAACACTGCATAGTAATGAAACACACTGCAGAGTAACTTTCCTCAGAtgcaagaaacaaaaaatgaaaaaaggaaaggaaaaaaaggcacTGAAAAGGGTAGTGCCCATCCTCTTCCCtctcaagagagaaaaaaaaagaaaacagacaaacttcAAACATCGCAAAGATCCCTTTTTTTGGGACATGGGCTGGACAGTCATTGTTCAGCGGTGCTTAACATGGGATAAGAAGAGTATGTCATTACAGTATTCTCATCCgcataaatacaaataatggGACAGCCCCCAGCAGTGCGGtactacaaaaaacaaaaacaaaacaaaaaaaaaacagatgcttttTGTTAAATCACTGTAGATCTCATGCAAGAGTCTATACAGAGTGAGCAGTGAGCGGCTGAATCTTTATCACAGGGGACAAATTCACTTGTAAGATCTTTTGTGCCTTCCTCCTCACTTCTTCCATACTGAAGGACTCGTCCACTTTGATTACTTTCAAGTGTAAGCCGTTTCCATTTAGTCGAGATACCCCTTGACTGTTCATTAATAACATGGACTGAGATCCACCTAAGCCTTGGCATTTCAGCCTTCTAATTGAGTCGCTGTCCCTCCAATCCACACCACTACTCATTTCCCCCAATTCTCCCAGCATCATCTGGACCTTTTTGTAATTGCTACTCTCTTTCATACCAATGTCATTTTGACAAATAGCAGGTGCAGAGTCACCAATAAGGGTAACATCCACTTTGGCTGGACAAGACACAGCGCTTTTGTTATCTAAAGCGACTACTCTCGATGTCTGACTGGCACTTTCCGAATGCGGGTGAGGTATCCCCGACAAAGAAGGGGGGCGCGGTGAATTGGACTTGGCTGTCCCCTCAGAGTTCACACAGTGAATCTGCAGTCTTGCTGTGTGGCCCCCAGAAAGTCCCTTTATGCTTGTTAATTTCAAGCACTGCTGTGCCTGACTAGATTCTTCAGGTGTTACTGTCGATTTCGCAGCCATGACAGTCTGTTTAATAGAGTCTACAGATAGATTGGTCAGGAGGATCTTAGGTTGATTTTTTAAGATGACTTCAGCTGTTGAATTAAGCAGAGTGTAATTGATGTCCTTTTTCTTGATTAGAGGTTTCTTCCCTCGCTTCTTAAAAGCTTTCTGTACCTTTGGGACTTTGAGGGGGTGTGCTGTGCAGGATTTGTATCCGTATACGTCTTTGCTCCTAAGGACAGTGGGCCTGTGGCCTTCCTCTCTAAGTTCCTGAAGGAAGGACACCATTTGCCTCTCGGTGTCCAGAAGGTCCTTTGATAAAGGGTTAAACACTCTCAGGGCCTCCTCAAGAGCAGTCTGTCCAGCTGTGGCAAACCTGGACCAGGAGAGAACAGCCCTCTCCCCAGCTTGTTCTTCACAACTCATGGCAAGCCCTCAGGTGTGATGAAGGCTTCAGCTGATTCATCAAAAGTCCTGTGAGATTGAAGAGAATATTAAAACAGGGCCATCATGGGCAATTGTTCCTGTTTGCTTTGCTGCTCTGATCAGGGGTGAAGAGTGCAATAACACTAATCAGAACACACCTTACAGTAGAAATAATACTGTCTACATCAAAATCCTGGGTGGTAGCAGTATACTACTGACCTGATGTAAGTACAATGTCATTATGTAATCCAAAACTAACTGTTCAACCAGCCAGACAGCCTGGATATCCTGTACTACTTAATTTAACAAATCCAGTCGATTGAACAGCGTACCATTTACAGCAGCTTCAGTTACAGATGTTGTGGACAATTTGACATAAGCCTTACCCCAGTGTTTCAGAGCATCAGAAAGTTCCTTGATCCACAAATTGGGCATTATTTttgaagattttctttttccaacTATAACTTGATAAGACTATAACTAAGACTTTGATTAtgatttaaaggaaaaaaatcacaatgcaGAACAttgtaaatagttttttttttttaagaaatgaacTACTAAAACTTATTTTCCAAAAAGAAGAACCCCCTAGCTTGCAGTGACATATACATGAATATAAATTTACTAAAGAACCAGCAGCCCAGCCTGTCAGTGGAGTGTGAAAGCTTAGAAAGTCCAATAATGTACAAAACAGTCATTCCCAGGAGCAGAAATGAGAAACACTGCAAAAGAATAATAGAAGAAAATCTGACAATAACAAACTTCACgtaaataaactgaaacttCCTGAGCCTGAAACAGTGGAAGGGCAGTGAGAGCGAGGTGGGAACACTCAGTCCACATTAATGCAAGGACACACATTTACTTCAGAACAGAAATGCCTCTAACTTGTGGACAAGGTTTAGATTTAAAATGTCTGACTGGACAGAAGAAGCATTACTTCAAGAAACAACTTATGTTAGCTGAGCCAAAGTACAAGCAATACAATCCAACTCTAAATGAGTCATATGCATGATGATGattaaaatgtgtgtctttgacaACCAAGCTCTCCACAAATGGCACCAGTgtcaaataaaaagaacaactgATGGACTACTAATGCATCTcttactgaattaaaaaaacaaacaaaacaaaaaacaccaggTTCTGATTTACACCACAAATAATGTTAACATCCAAACATTAGATTACACTGATTTTTGGGTGTCACCTAGccctaacacaaacacacacccacaggtaTACAGGTACCTGTAAACTTTTGAATTGAATGGTTGAATGGGTGATAAGTGCCCTCTCTAGAGGGTGACCAAAGATGTCACTTCAGGCCAGACACTGCATTAACCCATCATCCCTTCCATGCTGAAACATTCATCCTGAGAATGAGGAAGTCATAAAATAATGTCAGTTTCACACTCTGTGACTGACATATCACACATTAGTTTGGACTGACCAATAGAGAGAGGTGACGGGTGTATCACAGAAGGGACCAGAGAGACGGACTGAAAAGTCCTGACATTCCCCTCAACCAGAACTATTTAGTCCATTCAGTCTGCTCAATTTGGTTTGTATATGCTTCTGGTCAGCTGAGGATTGCAAAAATTATACTGacactgttgtcatggtaacaagCCTCATTACACAGGAACCTGACTGATATACTGGGATGTGCTGAATTTATTGACTGCTATCGATGGAAACTGTGCatataaaacttaaaaaaaaaaaaaaagtatgccaCAGGGATAGATGCCTGTGATTATAAAATTCATCAACACTTTCAGCCTCCTGATCTCCAGGTGTTTATCTGTAAACACTGGGGTGACTGTGGGTGCATTTAACACTGCCACTTGAATCTACTGTCAACATAGTAAAcaacttgtttgtttgctaaatAAAACATCATGGTAGTTGATAAATAACTGGCTGGGTCATATTCTTTCCCTATCAAATATGAATGGAAGCAATGTCACTGTTCTTACTTAATATTAGCAAAAATTATAGGGAGACTCAGTTAAGTCTTCTTATGCTTGTGTTAGCAGTGAAGATACACCTGGATCGGGTAAAATGTCCACATGAAACAACTAACAGGGCTTCCACATACTGGTTTTCAGTTATACTAATAGCTCAATACTGTGTTCCACATACACGAACCATCACATGGTTTGAATGTGGCGTCGCAATGACGTTCCTGCTGTGTTATGCcttcaaacaaacaatgcaTTTCCTGGCTCAACTGTGTGCTTCTTCATGCAGTGCAGGAAACTGTGACTGTTAgcagaaatgcattttaaaagggCTATGACTGAAAATAGGCACCGTGACACAGACCACAACTCAGGAGTTGAGTTTCAGTTAGTTAGCTAGAGTGTCCCTCTATGAAACAGAAACCTCTATAAAACTGCAAGTTTTATACAAGTTTGCACAACTTAGTATTTTAAAGCAACCCAGTCTGAAACATGTCATTGACTGTAATGTTAATTACCAGCAACCCGCTCACTTGACACAAGTGAGTCACAAGTGAGGATACTGACCAGTGGCAGGTGTATActttacatctttttttatttttttgcactGTTAGCACTGGTGTTTGCAGTGATCATATAAGCTCAGGAATAGAGGATTATGCAATGACAGGACTGTGGCAAAATTACACAGAGGTAGTTGAAGAAATGTTGTTTTACTGAATTTGGTAGAGCAAGTGTTATaatctgttaaatatttttctgtttaaaaccTTCTTGAACTGTAAACATAATTCACCAGGTGTatgtttttcatacattttcagTGACAAATCTGTTATGCAGACACACCAATACATTCATCAGTAATTGGTCCATTTTGTTCTTCAAATATCATTGGTATTGCATGAAAAAACTGAATATGATTTGAGCCCTGGATCACACATCCATCCTATATTTTCCTTgtcacattaaaacagtaagACTCCCCTGCAATGGCTGCTTTTGTATCTACAGATGACTTCAACTGTACATTCCTAGAGAAGGTATATTCAGACCACACCACAAATTCTGAGCTTCAGtctttcaaatattttgataGGATTCATGGGCACAGGTCGGTAAACACACACTGGGTATCCTGGGTTCAGTGGTGCAGTCTGATTGTATGCTCAGACTCTTTCTAGAAACATGCACAACAAATGGCCTTGGATGACCCAATGAGAAAATCTCTTACAACTCCTCCGCTCATCTGATCTTCACTCAGTTTAGGACAAGTCATTGGTCATTCTTTGTTCTTCCAGCATGGAGAAAAAGTGTACAACAGTCAGAATGCCTGCATAACCCTTTCTCTAATCCTCTGCAGCATCAATTCCTTTTCAGAAGTTTAACCTTGGGTGTAAGAATAAGCATCTGTGTCTTCATAAATGTAATAGGAAGCACAAAGCACATACGACTTCTATGGCAGTAAGCAGTGTGCTGACATTTTACAGGATCACACTGCAATGAGCAGGATAAAAGATACTAACAAACAAGTAACTAATTTCTTCACTTTCCTAGATCTTGAAGTGCAAACTGAAACATCAAACAGTAATGTGTATTGGCAGATATATCCAAAAATCAGATGATAAATGCTAAGATTTTTTCAGGAATCCTGTGGGTCACAGGATTCCGGGGAATTCCCACGGGATGGGAGTCAGTTTCACTATTCATCAGGTGACTGGGACGGGACAGTAAAAAATTCTATCGGTTGGACGGGATTCACAATAGTAATAGGTCAATTTTTACACATAAATATGcagtaatataaataaaataaatatggtATCTTCATTTTGAACATAATGCCAGttgttctgttgtcttttttattctcttctgtCTGCTCTGGTGGCTGGTTGCAGGCAGC
This window encodes:
- the ccdc71 gene encoding uncharacterized protein ccdc71 codes for the protein MSCEEQAGERAVLSWSRFATAGQTALEEALRVFNPLSKDLLDTERQMVSFLQELREEGHRPTVLRSKDVYGYKSCTAHPLKVPKVQKAFKKRGKKPLIKKKDINYTLLNSTAEVILKNQPKILLTNLSVDSIKQTVMAAKSTVTPEESSQAQQCLKLTSIKGLSGGHTARLQIHCVNSEGTAKSNSPRPPSLSGIPHPHSESASQTSRVVALDNKSAVSCPAKVDVTLIGDSAPAICQNDIGMKESSNYKKVQMMLGELGEMSSGVDWRDSDSIRRLKCQGLGGSQSMLLMNSQGVSRLNGNGLHLKVIKVDESFSMEEVRRKAQKILQVNLSPVIKIQPLTAHSV